In a genomic window of Diorhabda carinulata isolate Delta chromosome 8, icDioCari1.1, whole genome shotgun sequence:
- the LOC130897121 gene encoding luciferin 4-monooxygenase-like, with protein sequence MSNYWIEGNIIKTQDVNFTADHLGGIGNVFFQRMKQNGSKVAQIYAPTGEKDTFDSLLQRCIRTAIVLRKKGIKKGDIVTGCSDNHLDACVPIIASHMIGAIPCSLDPTLSNIELEKLISDVKPKIIFTVQSTLKEIRYFTKKLELKTEIVVFGPTEEFTAFSEFIEPQEEEHEFEPIFIKDPMETAAIYFSSGTSGFPKGICLNHYYYFHHSPLVPPAQNNDVDKLRQIYEMNIKKSGTSFLTYGSLYWNSSGAGLFLSAITGVTRLLCSTFDAKEFWYLVDKYRVSGVFLTPFQVTELVKCGKPEDASCDTLVRISTGGAALSKKYIFALQEILPETDIVPTYGQTEIGVLTSFQLHNKTQRELYKSNPDIVGLPMRGIWYKVVDPETEEILGPNQPGELRVKAKTVMNGYYNRDFSNRYDKDNWFRTGDVVMYDENCYFYVVDRLKEMLKYRGWHIPPAILELELSHLPAVRQSVVIGRKHEEDGDHPMALIVLEESYKGKITEEEIEKYIESRVQDKQRLRGGIMFIDSIPLTPSGKVKRKELKVLANEHHCWKYAKRPSIS encoded by the exons atgagtaaCTATTGGATAGAAGGCAATATTATTAAAACACAGGATGTTAATTTTACCGCCGATCACTTGGGTGGAATaggaaatgtattttttcaacgAATGAAACAGAACGGATCCAAAGTTGCGCAG ATATACGCACCAACGGGAGAGAAAGACACTTTTGATTCGCTTCTTCAAAGATGTATAAGAACGGCCATTGTTTTACggaaaaaaggaataaaaaaaggaGACATAGTCACAGGATGCTCAGATAACCATCTGGACGCATGCGTTCCGATAATTGCTTCTCACATGATCGGAGCCATTCCTTGTTCTCTGGATCCAACTTTATCTAACATTGAACTTGAGAAATTAATTTCGGATGTAAAgccgaaaattatttttacagtaCAAAGTACTTTGAAAGAAATCAgatattttacgaaaaaattggaattgaaaaCGGAAATAGTAGTTTTCGGTCCTACGGAGGAATTCACAGCATTCTCTGAGTTTATAGAACCGCAAGAAGAAGAGCATGAGTTCGAACCTATATTTATCAAAGATCCCATGGAAACCGCCGCTATATATTTCAGTAGCGGTACTTCCGGCTTCCCTAAAGGTATATGTTTgaatcattattactattttcatcaTTCGCCGCTAGTTCCGCCAGCTCAAAATAACGATGTGGATAAACTGAgacaaatatatgaaatgaacataaaaaaatctggTACTAGTTTCTTAACATATGGGTCTCTATATTGGAATTCTTCTGGTGCAGGATTATTTTTGTCTGCTATTACTGGAGTTACTAGACTTTTGTGCAGCACTTTCGACGCTAAGGAATTTTGGTACTTGGTTGACAAATATAGA GTCTCGGGGGTATTCTTAACCCCTTTTCAAGTAACAGAACTGGTGAAATGCGGTAAACCCGAAGACGCTAGCTGTGATACATTAGTCAGAATCTCAACAGGAGGTGCGgctttatccaaaaaatatattttcgctTTGCAGGAAATTCTTCCGGAAACCGATATAGTACCGACGTACGGACAAACGGAAATAGGTGTTCTAACTAGTTTTCAACTTCATAATAAAACTCAAAGAGAATTGTATAAAAGCAATCCCGATATTGTTGGATTGCCGATGAGAGGAATTTGGTACAAA gtgGTAGATCCGGAAACTGAAGAAATTCTTGGTCCAAATCAACCGGGAGAACTACGAGTTAAAGCAAAAACCGTCATGAACGGTTACTACAATAGAGATTTTTCAAATAG ataCGACAAAGATAATTGGTTCCGAACTGGTGACGTTGTAATGTATGATGAAAACTGCTATTTCTACGTAGTAGATCGACtgaaagaaatgttgaaatatagAGGGTGGCATATTCCGCCGGCCATTTTGGAGCTGGAATTATCACATCTTCCTGCAGTACGACAATCAGTAGTAATAG GAAGGAAGCATGAAGAAGATGGAGACCACCCTATGGCACTAATAGTTCTAGAAGAAAGCTACAAAGGTAAAATaactgaagaagaaattgaaaaatacatcgAGAGTAGGGTGCAAGATAAGCAGAGGCTGAGAGGAGGGATTATGTTTATCGACAGTATACCTTTAACTCCATCTGGCAAGGTGAAAAGAAAAGAACTTAAAGTACTCGCGAACGAACATCACTGTTGGAAATATGCTAAAAGACCATCGATCTCGTAA
- the LOC130897211 gene encoding MORN repeat-containing protein 5-like → MPSSIDFSKWQCTIPKTSIKVFGDLCHLPTLLPIIELPSHEVDRKNCTNSRYRGKVNDLGFTGYGRYVYPHGVIYEGYFKEGEFDGEGVLIYPKGQSVQGMWKKGKLVESIFRTSDGLEYDKNKPYLQIPDRTYRDEVRPDGTLRIRLPGEISTKKGKADIPEGAYDTGNGYFRDSTKLIYDLDHKAKSIVTDIDEKIIKRHFRKNSDVPVNFLPEIYEFWTSGRQTEYQKIVRIVETQKSYRRASKKHSLRSF, encoded by the exons atGCCCAGTTCGATTGATTTTAGCAAATGGCAGTGTACCATACCCAAGACAAGTATAAAGGTATTTGGAGATTTGTGCCATTTGCCTACCTTATTACCTATAATCGAACTTCCTTCGCATGAAGTCGATAGGAAAAACTGTACGAACAGCAGATATCGAGGAAAGGTTAACGACTTGGGTTTTACTGGTTATGGTAGATACGTGTACCCACACGGTGTAATCTATGAAGGTTATTTCAAGGAAGGAGAATTTGACGGAGAAG GTGTACTTATTTATCCTAAAGGACAATCTGTGCAAGGGATGTGGAAGAAAGGAAAACTCGTTGAAAGTATTTTCAGAACGAGCGATGGTCTAGAATATGATAAGAATAAACCTTATTTACAGATACCAGATAGAACTTACAG gGACGAAGTTAGACCAGATGGTACTTTGAGAATTAGACTACCAGGAGAAATATCTACGAAAAAAGGCAAAGCAGATATACCAGAAGGAGCGTATGATACAG gaAATGGTTATTTCAGAGACAGTACTAAGTTAATCTACGATTTGGATCATAAAGCAAAAAGTATAGTTACcgatattgatgaaaaaatcaTCAAGAGACACTTCCGCAAAAATTCTGACGTACCGGTTAATTTCCTACCAGAGATTTACGAGTTTTGGACATCGGGTAGACAAACCGAGTACCAGAAGATAGTGAGAATCGTTGAAACACAAAAATCATATCGCC gtGCTAGTAAAAAACATAGCTTGAGGTCGTTTTAA
- the LOC130897129 gene encoding phospholipid-transporting ATPase ABCA3-like, producing MGEKVDKFLLLMWKNWILQYRKPIQTAIEILTPVIFSILLVLIRSLSTPKLEHERIYDPFCTFSTALSDFSIDGCANPDGNDATYAGLLDSIGSEPGPNLTIIYTPVNSSFDQAMNYLNFTSLIEVIGVETSQELEEAALSQTSSYFGIEFEGDLDDPKVAIRFPGETTFQLDSIGFKNWKTNLVYPIFQSAGPRSPDNNTGSVPNYNAEGFSFIQHLVTITLILAKENVSSDNAIEYLSENLLPIIYMRRFPVASWYSDLLIQALSTLLGMIVMLSFVYTCINTVKMITAEKEKQLKESMKIMGLPNWLHWLAWFIKCFVFLLISVVLMVILLKVRWYQNTEFTVFTHADASVLLVFLLLYACSTITFCFAISVFFSKANTAATLSGLIWFLTFAPYAFMQNNYSETKFWNKLLPCLLTNTGMGFGFQIVIMYEGTGDGIQWSNLFKPNTPDDDMSLGLVWIMLALSSLLHMLIALYVEAVFPGEYGVPQKWYYFVTKKYWFGDDEILDNSSMSKENFSEFIEEEPKNLNVGIKIFNLRKTFGKKTAVRDLSLNIYENQITVLLGHNGAGKTTTMSMLTGMITPSEGTAIINGCDIRTNIAGARASLGLCPQHNIIFDELTVAEHFYFFSKLKGLSKSEINQEIDKYVKLLDLESKRDAKSATLSGGMKRKLCVGVALCGNSKVVMLDEPTAGMDPSARRVLWELLQKQKDDRTILLSTHFMDEADLLGDRIAIMAGGELQCCGSSFFLKKKYGAGYSLIMDKTRECNPHQVTELLKKFIPDIEIQSNVGSELTYLLTESNAPVFEAMLTQLELESKKLGVRSYGISLTTMEEVFMKVGADHGQEEMYDEKENGMNQKKALSSEGTILVDSVSLQPVYTGGFDLAVNQFLAMLLKKVIGTYRSWILITIMILFPVINMIIVMTIPNSSSTTIQPEMPLDLTRFTDPVTLVEFDENESSYSYVDCYNDVLKQYGLSTTKKNITDEMLYLTRTNPNLVRRRYLVGASFEEQSIPSINEHYPKITAWFNHDPYHTPGITLSFVLSALYKHHTNVTGYLKFSNKPLPYKAETQLSMIVTGQSQGFQVAFNIGFSMAFVASYFVIFAIRENVSKSKHLQFVSGIKTHIFWFVHYLCDMITYIIIIGALLITIVCFQQDGFKTVADMSRLFLILLLFGFSVIPLYYLASLVFVVPSTGYTRMTMIGIFIGNAAFLVVQVLNSPGLDLEYIGKALDWVFLVSPIYSMTSAIFDSYLKYSYLNICDKYYFPILQQCIEKNPVEECLEKLGADIVKICSDINDNYFEWQSPGIGRNIVFTLFTCFFWILLLLIVEYKVFSRLIYYVNQKLFPRHPIDIQDEDDDVAREKLRIHNLTDSQIVNNHSLVLKDLTKYYKKFLAVNGLTLGIEGSECFGLLGVNGAGKTTTFKMMSGDENISYGEAWIGGKSVKTELEEVHRKIGYCPQFDALLDDMTAKETIIMYCLLRGIELKRAKMTAVYLSREFDFFRHLDKKVKEMSGGNKRKLSTVLSLIGDPPVIFLDEPSAGMDPATKRYLWNSLCKIRDRGKCIVLTSHSMEECEALCTRIAIMVNGNFKCLGSIQHLKNKFAEGYTLTIKVKKPHESSGLHHTETEPIERFIKDHFPGAQLREKHQELLTYYITDKSMAWSKMFGILERGKRGNLNLEDYSLGQSSLEQVFLTFTKHQKPEGE from the exons ATGGGGGAGAAAGTGGATAAATTTCTCCTTTTGATGTGGAAAAACTGGATTCTACAATATAGAAAACCGATTCAAACTGCAATAGAAATTTTGACACCAGTGATATTTTCTATTCTTCTAGTTCTTATAAGAAGCTTATCGACACCAAAACTTGAACACGAAAGAATATATGATcctttttgtacattttctaCCGCCCTTTCGGATTTTTCTATCGATGGTTGTGCAAATCCCGATGGTAATGATGCTACGTATGCGGGTTTATTGGATTCGATTGGATCTGAACC tgGTCCAAACTTAACGATAATTTACACACCAGTAAATAGTAGTTTTGATCAAGCTATGAACTATCTGAACTTTACTTCCTTAATCGAAGTAATAGGCGTGGAAACAAGTCAGGAACTTGAAGAAGCTGCCTTAAGCCAAACGTCGTCGTACTTTGGTATTGAATTCGAAGGTGATCTCGACGATCCGAAAGTAGCAATAAG ATTTCCAGGCGAAACTACTTTCCAGTTAGATTCTATAGGTTTCAAGAATTGGAAGACAAACTTAGTTTATCCCATATTTCAAAGTGCAGGTCCTAGGTCGCCTGATAACAATACTGGTTCGGTTCCAA ATTACAACGCTGAGggattttcattcattcaacaTCTAGTAACTATCACTTTAATTCTTGCTAAGGAAAATGTTTCCTCGGACAATGCCATTGAGTATCTTTCAGAAAATCTATTACCAATAATATATATGAGGCGATTTCCAGTAGCTTCTTGGTATTCGGATCTTCTTATACAGGCATTGTCTACTTTACTTGGAATGATAGTTATGCTTAGTTTCGTATATACCTGTATAAATACTGTTAAAATGATAACAGCGGAAAAAGAGAAACAACTAAAA gAATCGATGAAAATAATGGGTCTTCCAAATTGGTTACATTGGTTGGCGTGGTTCATAAAATGTTTCgtatttcttttaatatcaGTGGTTCTTATGGTAATTCTTCTCAAAGTTAGATGGTATCAAAATACAGAGTTTACGGTATTTACACACGCGGATGCATCAGTGCTTCttgtatttttattgttgtatgCATGCTCTACCATAACATTTTGTTTTGCAATAAGTGTGTTTTTTTCCAAAG CAAACACAGCAGCAACCCTGTCAGGATTAATCTGGTTTTTGACATTTGCTCCTTATGCTTTCATGCAGAATAATTACAGTGAAACTAagttttggaataaattattaCCCTGTTTGTTAACTAATACGGGAATGGGCTTTGGTTTCCAGATAGTTATAATGTATGAAGGTACAGGAGATG GAATCCAATGGAGTAATTTGTTCAAACCAAACACACCTGACGACGACATGAGTTTAGGTCTCGTATGGATAATGTTGGCACTCAGCTCATTACTTCATATGCTTATTGCTCTTTACGTAGAAGCGGTTTTTCCAGGAGAATATGGTGTACCACAAAAGTGGTACTATTTCGTTACCAAGAAGTACTGGTTTGGTGACGATGAAATTTTGg ATAATTCAAGCATgtctaaagaaaattttagcGAATTCATTGAAGAAGAACCAAAAAATCTCAACGttggtataaaaatattcaatcttcGAAAAACGTTTGGTAAAAAAACAGCCGTTAGAGATTTGTCACTTAATATATATGAGAATCAGATTACAGTATTACTAGGACATAACGGAGCTGGAAAAACTACAACTATGTCAATGTTAACAG gtATGATAACACCTAGTGAAGGCACTGCAATTATAAACGGATGCGACATAAGGACAAATATAGCTGGAGCTCGTGCCAGTTTGGGGCTTTGTCCACAACATAACATTATCTTCGACGAATTAACAGTTGCGGaacatttttactttttcagtAAATTGAAAGGATtatcaaaaagtgaaattaacCAAGAGATTGATAAATACGTTAAACTTTTGGATTTAGAATCGAAAAGAGATGCTAAATCTGCAACTTTATCTGGAGGAATGAAGAGGAAGTTGTGCGTAGGTGTGGCGTTGTGCGGCAACTCTAAAGTTGTCATGCTGGACGAACCCACAGCTGGAATGGATCCATCGGCAAGAAGAGTGCTATGGGAAttgttacaaaaacaaaaagatg aTCGAACTATTCTTCTGAGTACCCATTTTATGGATGAAGCTGATCTTCTTGGCGACAGAATTGCTATTATGGCTGGAGGTGAACTACAATGCTGCGGTTCTAGTTTTTTCCTTAAGAAGAAATATGGCGCCGGTTATAGTTTGATAATGGATAAAACGAGGGAGTGCAATCCACATCAAGTTACcgaattattaaagaaatttattccGGATATTGAA ATACAAAGCAACGTTGGTAGCGAATTGACTTATCTCCTGACAGAAAGTAATGCACCTGTATTTGAAGCAATGTTAACACAATTAGAACTGGAATCGAAAAAATTGGGAGTTCGGAGTTACGGCATATCACTTACGACCATGGAGGAAGTATTTATGAA AGTTGGGGCTGATCATGGTCAAGAAGAAATGTACGATGAAAAAGAGAATGGAATGAATCAAAAAAAGGCATTATCCTCCGAGGGAACGATTCTCGTAG ATTCTGTGTCTTTACAACCAGTTTATACGGGCGGTTTTGATTTAGCAGTCAACCAATTTTTGGCTATGCTTCTAAAAAAAGTAATCGGAACTTACAGATCATGgattttgataacaataatgATATTGTTTCCTGTTATTAATATGATAATTGTTATGACTATACCAAATTCTTCAAGTACAACTATTCAGCCCGAGATGCCACTCGATTTAACCAGATTCACCGACCCTGTAACTTTAGTTGAATTTGACGAAAATGAGTCTTCTTACAGTTACGTTGATTGTTATAATGACGTTTTGAAACAATATGGATTGTCAAcgactaaaaaaaatataacagacGAAATGCTTTATTTG actAGAACGAATCCCAACTTAGTTCGTCGGCGGTATTTGGTGGGTGCATCATTCGAAGAGCAAAGCATTCCATCAATCAATGAACATTATCCCAAGATTACAGCCTGGTTCAATCATGATCCGTACCACACGCCCGGTATAACCCTCAGTTTTGTGTTATCTGCGCTATACAAACACCATACTAATGTTACAG gttatctcaaattttcaaacaaaccgCTACCTTATAAAGCTGAAACACAATTATCTATGATTGTAACAGGACAATCTCAAGGATTCCAAGTGGCGTTCAATATTGGTTTCAG CATGGCGTTTGTGGCCtcatattttgtgatatttgcGATAAGAGAAAACGTATCAAAGTCGAAACATTTGCAGTTTGTATCAGGAATAAAAACTCATATATTTTGGTTTGTTCATTATTTGTGTGACATGATAACTTATATAATTATCATCGGAGCTCTATTAATTACAATTGTGTGTTTCCAACAAGACGGATTTAAAACGGTGGCTGATATGa GtcgattatttttgattttattactttttggcTTTAGTGTCATTCCTCTTTATTATTTGGCTTCATTGGTATTTGTGGTTCCTTCAACTGGTTACACAAGAATGACAATGATTGGAATTTTTATAG GAAACGCAGCATTTTTAGTAGTACAAGTATTAAATTCACCTGGATTAGATTTAGAATATATTGGAAAGGCATTGGATTGGGTATTTTTAGTTTCTCCTATATATTCGATGACATCCGCCATCTTCGACAGCTACTTAAAATATTCTTACCTCAACATTTGCGATAAATATTACTTTCCAATTTTACaacaatgtattgaaaaaaatcccgTAGAAGAATGTTTGGAAAAATTGGGAGCTGACATTGTAAAGATTTGTTCGG ACATTAACGATAATTATTTTGAGTGGCAATCACCGGGTATTGGAAGGAATATCGTATTCACTTTATTCACATGCTTTTTTTGGATACTACTACTTTTAATCGTAGAATATAAAGTATTCTCCAGATTGATCTATTatgtaaatcaaaaattatttccacGTCATCCCATTGATATACAAGACGAAGATGACGATGTTGCGAGAGAAAAATTGAGGATACACAACTTAACGGATTCGCAAATCGTCAATAATCATTCTTTGGTATTGAAagatttaacaaaatattataagaaGTTTTTAGCTGTCAATGGTCTAACATTAGGTATTGAAGGATCCGAATGTTTCGGTTTACTTGGTGTTAATGGAGCTGGAAAAACAACTACATTTAAAATGATGAGCGGAGATGAAAACATTTCATATGGAGAAGCATGG attggAGGTAAGAGCGTAAAAACAGAGTTAGAAGAAGTACACCGTAAAATTGGTTACTGTCCTCAATTCGATGCATTATTGGATGATATGACAGCTAAAGAGACTATAATCATGTACTGTTTATTGAGAGGTATTGAATTGAAGCGTGCAAAAATGACAGCTGTATATTTGTCGAGGGAGTTTGATTTCTTCAGACATTTagataaaaaagtgaaagaGATGAGTGGTGGTAATAAAAGGAAGCTTAGTACTGTTTTATCCTTAATTGGAGATCCTCCTGTTATATTTTTGGATGAACCCTCGGCAG GTATGGACCCCGCGACTAAACGGTATTTATGGAACTCTCTCTGTAAAATACGTGATAGAGGtaaatgtattgttttaacGTCGCATAGTATGGAAGAATGCGAAGCTCTCTGTACCCGTATAGCTATTATGGTAAACGGTAATTTCAAGTGTCTCGGTTCTATCCAACACCTCAAAAACAAATTCGCCGAAGGATACACGTTGACTATTAAAGTTAAAAAACCACACGAAAGTTCGGGTTTACATCACACCGAAACCGAACCTATTGAAAGATTCATCAAAGATCATTTTCCTGGAGCTCAACTTAGAGAAAAACATCAAGAACTTCTTACTTACTATATAACCGATAAGTCGATGGCGTGGTCTAAAATGTTTGGTATTTTGGAAAGAGGCAAAAGGGGGAATTTAAATTTAGAGGATTATTCATTGGGGCAAAGTAGTCTTGAACAG GTCTTCTTGACATtcacaaaacatcaaaaaccagAAGGCGAATAG